A genomic segment from Phragmites australis chromosome 6, lpPhrAust1.1, whole genome shotgun sequence encodes:
- the LOC133923067 gene encoding adenylate isopentenyltransferase 8, chloroplastic-like, translating to MLATKSVVIMGATGMGKMKISIDASRVIDGKVVNADKMQIYYGLDITTNKVCPIDQSGIPHHVIGTISSTTGDFPVSFFRSIATTTAKSIVRHGRIPVLVGGSNSLMHGFLMDHLDPSLVNPFAIAGYLPTFRFRSCLLWIHASESIFNEYLNRRVDNMLVAGLVEELKDYFDTVFGGKLVKHLG from the coding sequence ATGTTGGCGACTAAGTCGGTGGTGATCATGGGTGCTACTGGCATGGGTAAGATGAAGATATCAATTGATGCGTCCAGGGTGATTGATGGCAAAGTGGTGAATGCAGATAAGATGCAGATCTATTATGGGCTTGACATCACAACAAACAAGGTGTGTCCGATTGATCAATCGGGTATTCCTCATCACGTTATTGGGACCATTTCATCAACTACTGGTGACTTTCCTGTATCTTTCTTTCGATCTATTGCAACCACCACTGCAAAGTCTATTGTAAGGCACGGTCGCATACCAGTTCTTGTAGGTGGATCAAACTCACTCATGCATGGATTTCTTATGGACCATCTTGATCCCTCCCTTGTTAATCCATTTGCGATAGCCGGGTATTTGCCAACCTTTCGGTTCCGAAGTTGTCTACTTTGGATCCATGCTAGTGAGTCAATTTTCAATGAGTATCTCAATCGTCGTGTTGACAATATGTTGGTGGCTGGCTTGGTTGAGGAACTCAAAGATTATTTTGATACTGTGTTCGGTGGCAAGCTTGTCAAGCACCTTGGCTAG